A part of Streptomyces sp. DSM 40750 genomic DNA contains:
- a CDS encoding SDR family oxidoreductase — MRLRNARPMDIGSSHVIVTGGSSGIGLATARLLAARGARLSLIARGAERLEAAAKEVSAAPEEVPTASKGVPAAARGVSAAARGVSAAARRGSVAARAADVADQAALTRAIAELEEEQAQPCDILITSAGLARPGHFLELPDEVFRQMIEVDYFGTLHAIRAVAPGMVERGHGSVVAVSSAAGLLGIFGYSAYGPAKFAVRGLMESVRAELTPRGVHVGVVFPPDVDTPQLAEENRWKPRETRVVGGTIKPLTAEKVAAALVKGIDQRRFTICPDTGTRALSRFGSVLMPLLNLEFDRRVRAVQRSATPG; from the coding sequence ATGAGACTGCGGAACGCCCGCCCCATGGACATCGGTTCGTCCCATGTCATCGTCACCGGCGGGTCGAGCGGCATCGGTCTGGCCACGGCCCGGCTGCTGGCGGCACGCGGCGCGAGACTCTCGCTGATCGCGCGGGGCGCGGAACGGCTGGAGGCGGCGGCGAAGGAGGTGTCGGCCGCCCCGGAGGAAGTGCCGACCGCCTCGAAGGGAGTGCCGGCCGCCGCGAGGGGAGTGTCGGCCGCCGCGAGGGGAGTGTCGGCCGCCGCGAGGCGGGGGTCGGTCGCCGCGCGGGCCGCCGACGTGGCCGACCAGGCGGCCCTCACCCGCGCCATCGCCGAACTGGAGGAGGAACAGGCACAGCCCTGCGACATCCTGATCACCTCGGCGGGGCTCGCCCGGCCGGGGCACTTCCTCGAACTGCCCGATGAGGTCTTCCGGCAGATGATCGAGGTCGACTACTTCGGCACTCTCCACGCCATCCGGGCCGTGGCCCCTGGCATGGTGGAGCGCGGGCACGGCAGTGTGGTCGCGGTGTCGTCCGCCGCCGGGCTGCTCGGCATCTTCGGCTACAGCGCGTACGGGCCGGCCAAGTTCGCCGTACGCGGGCTGATGGAGTCGGTGCGGGCGGAGCTGACTCCGCGCGGGGTGCATGTCGGGGTCGTGTTCCCGCCGGACGTGGACACCCCGCAGCTCGCCGAGGAGAACCGGTGGAAGCCGCGGGAGACCCGCGTGGTCGGCGGCACGATCAAGCCCCTCACGGCGGAGAAGGTCGCGGCGGCCCTCGTGAAGGGCATCGACCAGCGGCGTTTCACGATCTGCCCGGACACGGGCACCCGGGCGCTGTCCCGGTTCGGCAGCGTGCTCATGCCGCTGCTCAACCTTGAGTTCGACCGACGGGTCAGGGCGGTCCAACGGTCGGCGACGCCCGGCTGA
- a CDS encoding glycoside hydrolase family 15 protein: MPGQPSRIEDYALIGDLLTAALVGKDGSIDWLCLPRFDSPACFAALLGDEDNGRWRIAPADETGPYARRRYRDDTLILETEWETAGGKVLVTDFMPCRKAAAPCVVRIVEGLSGTVDMRMELRLRFDYGRVLPWMRRRDGHLTGIAGPESVWLRTPVRSAAHGTAHTAVFRVTAGERIPFVLTWHPSHLPAPEQADAFEALRTTEAYWRRWLRRLSYDGPYRDAVARSLITLKALTYEPTGGIVAAPTTSLPEEIGGVRNWDYRFCWLRDAGMTLEALLRSGFTAEADAWRGWLERAVAGRPEDVQIMYGIAGERRLTEWEADWLPGYEGSRPVRIGNAAAGQRQLDVPGEVMDAIHLAVGCGLRPRRHLIELQTVLLDHLEQVWSEPDQGLWEMRGAPRHYTHSKVMCWVAFDRAVRLAEEHARPGPVEKWRAVRDRIHHEVCENAFDPARGTFTQSYGSRELDAALLQIPQTGFLPPDDSRVIGTIEAVQRELGGDGLVARYSAGTADSPDGLTGGEGAFLACSFWLADALRLIGREDEARALYERLLALRNDVGLLAEEYDPRARRQLGNFPQAFTHVPLIRVAYELDRHAVHARRGDPRMPPGTPPVAKEG; the protein is encoded by the coding sequence ATGCCGGGACAGCCCAGCCGCATCGAGGACTACGCCCTCATCGGCGACCTCCTCACCGCCGCCCTCGTGGGCAAGGACGGCAGCATCGACTGGCTCTGCCTCCCCCGCTTCGACTCCCCCGCCTGCTTCGCCGCGCTGCTCGGCGACGAGGACAACGGCCGCTGGCGCATCGCCCCGGCGGACGAGACCGGCCCGTACGCCCGCCGCCGCTACCGGGACGACACGCTGATCCTGGAGACGGAGTGGGAGACGGCCGGCGGCAAGGTCCTGGTCACCGACTTCATGCCGTGCCGAAAGGCCGCCGCCCCCTGCGTCGTACGCATCGTCGAGGGCCTCTCCGGCACCGTCGACATGCGCATGGAGCTGCGACTGCGCTTCGACTACGGCCGGGTCCTGCCCTGGATGCGACGGCGCGACGGGCACCTGACGGGCATCGCGGGACCCGAGTCGGTGTGGCTGCGCACCCCCGTCCGGTCGGCCGCCCACGGCACCGCGCACACCGCCGTCTTCCGGGTCACGGCGGGTGAACGCATCCCGTTCGTGCTCACCTGGCACCCCTCCCACCTGCCCGCCCCCGAACAGGCGGACGCGTTCGAGGCGCTGCGCACCACGGAGGCGTACTGGCGGCGCTGGCTGCGCAGACTGTCGTACGACGGGCCGTACCGCGACGCCGTCGCCCGCTCCCTGATCACCCTCAAGGCCCTGACGTACGAGCCGACCGGTGGCATCGTCGCCGCCCCGACCACATCCCTCCCGGAGGAGATCGGCGGGGTCCGGAACTGGGACTACCGCTTCTGCTGGCTGCGGGACGCCGGCATGACCCTGGAGGCGTTGCTGCGCAGCGGCTTCACGGCCGAGGCGGACGCCTGGCGGGGCTGGCTGGAGCGGGCCGTGGCGGGACGGCCCGAGGACGTGCAGATCATGTACGGCATCGCGGGGGAGCGGCGGCTCACCGAGTGGGAGGCCGACTGGCTGCCGGGCTACGAGGGTTCGCGCCCGGTGCGGATCGGCAACGCGGCCGCCGGACAGCGACAGCTCGACGTACCCGGCGAGGTGATGGACGCCATCCATCTGGCGGTCGGCTGCGGACTGCGCCCGCGCCGGCACCTGATCGAACTGCAGACGGTCCTCCTCGACCACCTGGAGCAGGTGTGGTCCGAGCCCGACCAGGGCCTGTGGGAGATGCGCGGCGCCCCGCGCCACTACACGCACTCCAAGGTGATGTGCTGGGTCGCCTTCGACCGGGCGGTCCGGCTGGCCGAGGAGCACGCCCGCCCCGGCCCCGTGGAGAAGTGGCGCGCGGTCCGCGACCGTATCCACCACGAGGTCTGCGAGAACGCCTTCGACCCGGCACGGGGCACCTTCACCCAGTCGTACGGATCCCGTGAACTGGACGCCGCGCTGCTGCAGATCCCGCAGACCGGGTTCCTGCCGCCGGACGATTCACGTGTGATCGGCACCATCGAGGCCGTACAGCGCGAACTCGGCGGAGACGGGCTCGTGGCCCGCTACTCGGCCGGCACCGCCGACTCCCCGGACGGCCTCACCGGCGGCGAGGGCGCCTTCCTCGCCTGCTCCTTCTGGCTCGCGGACGCCCTGCGGCTGATCGGCCGCGAGGACGAGGCCCGCGCCCTGTACGAACGGCTGCTGGCGCTGCGCAACGACGTCGGGCTGCTCGCCGAGGAGTACGACCCCCGCGCCCGCCGCCAACTCGGAAACTTTCCCCAGGCGTTCACGCACGTCCCGCTCATCAGGGTCGCCTACGAGCTCGACCGCCACGCCGTCCACGCCCGCCGCGGCGACCCGAGGATGCCGCCAGGGACGCCGCCCGTGGCGAAGGAGGGGTGA
- a CDS encoding potassium channel family protein: MLPGFLTRAVELLLGREGRGRSGRSLHLKAAGGATAVLVVVMLLGSWAVVAAEHGAPRANLTSYPKALWWSIETATTVGYGDFYPVTLWGRIVGAVVMVVGITTYGMVTAALATWFVGREQKRHQLTYKAHELGDETAHALHERFDRLERMLGGRGDADRPPAPR; the protein is encoded by the coding sequence GTGCTGCCCGGATTCCTCACCAGGGCCGTCGAGCTGCTGCTCGGCCGGGAAGGCCGGGGCCGTTCGGGCCGTTCCCTGCACCTGAAGGCGGCGGGCGGCGCCACCGCCGTACTCGTCGTGGTGATGCTCCTCGGCTCCTGGGCCGTGGTCGCCGCCGAACACGGCGCGCCGCGCGCCAACCTGACGTCGTACCCGAAGGCCCTGTGGTGGTCCATCGAGACGGCCACGACCGTCGGGTACGGCGACTTCTACCCGGTGACGCTCTGGGGCCGCATCGTCGGCGCGGTCGTCATGGTCGTCGGCATCACCACGTACGGCATGGTCACCGCCGCACTCGCCACCTGGTTCGTGGGGCGGGAGCAGAAGCGTCACCAACTCACCTACAAGGCACATGAGTTGGGCGACGAGACCGCCCATGCCCTGCACGAGCGGTTCGACCGGCTGGAACGGATGCTCGGTGGCAGGGGGGACGCCGACCGACCGCCGGCTCCGCGGTGA
- a CDS encoding glutathione S-transferase C-terminal domain-containing protein yields MSAMPVHALNAVPSPRPLPAFRGRIGCDARSGHYAVPRRYRLHLSLSCPGALRIAVLHGLLGLADVCPVTLLPAVPDGPGGEYSALRPLYEASAHRYPGAAVAPVLSDDWSGRIVSTHAPDIMRDLARRFGGGRPDLYPEGTEAEIEGVARLCEQGIDGAAQRAGRADADDAERRDALGSLLRTLRSLDARLAGQEYILGGELTAADIELWVALVRLDTVHRWHLDASAVHRVADHPHLWAYARRLTAHPAFGPHLDLDGIARRHHAGCQGLEAAGAAVQILDWAAHAPEQAVSADGRTSHVLD; encoded by the coding sequence ATGTCCGCCATGCCCGTCCACGCCCTGAACGCCGTCCCGTCGCCGCGGCCCCTGCCCGCGTTCCGGGGCAGGATCGGCTGTGACGCGCGCAGCGGCCACTACGCCGTGCCGCGCCGCTACCGGCTCCATCTGTCGCTGTCCTGTCCGGGCGCCCTGCGCATCGCCGTCCTGCACGGCCTCCTCGGGCTGGCGGACGTCTGTCCCGTGACCCTCCTGCCCGCCGTGCCCGACGGACCCGGCGGCGAGTACTCCGCGCTGCGCCCGCTGTACGAGGCGAGCGCACACCGCTACCCCGGAGCGGCCGTGGCGCCGGTCCTCAGCGACGACTGGTCCGGACGCATCGTCAGCACGCACGCCCCCGACATCATGCGCGACCTCGCCCGGCGCTTCGGCGGCGGCCGCCCCGACCTGTACCCGGAGGGCACCGAGGCCGAGATCGAGGGTGTCGCCCGCCTCTGCGAGCAGGGCATCGACGGCGCCGCGCAGCGCGCCGGACGCGCCGACGCCGACGACGCGGAACGCCGCGACGCGCTCGGCTCCCTGCTGCGCACCCTGCGCTCACTGGACGCCCGGCTGGCCGGGCAGGAGTACATCCTCGGCGGTGAACTCACCGCCGCCGACATTGAGTTGTGGGTCGCCCTGGTACGGCTCGACACCGTGCACCGCTGGCACCTGGACGCCTCCGCCGTGCACCGCGTCGCCGACCACCCGCACCTGTGGGCGTACGCGCGACGACTGACCGCCCACCCCGCCTTCGGCCCCCACCTCGACCTCGACGGCATCGCCCGTCGCCACCACGCGGGGTGCCAGGGCCTGGAGGCGGCCGGCGCGGCCGTGCAGATCCTGGACTGGGCCGCCCATGCCCCCGAGCAGGCCGTATCGGCAGACGGACGGACGTCCCATGTGCTGGACTGA
- a CDS encoding amino acid ABC transporter permease, with protein sequence MSEPPGAAVSLAEAPPPADTPAKQLTAQRVLPLRRPGRWIATAAVLVLAAQFVHGLISNPFYQWDRFGYWFLRPAILDGLLITLEVTAYSAVLGLLGGILLALARLSKSPVLRSVSWVYIWALRSIPLIVVLLFLYNFSALYQTLSVGVPFGPAFFTFDESRLATDMAVAVIGLSLNEAAYAAEVVRGGILSVDQGQHEAASALGLPKGYQFRRIVFPQALRSITPNYVNQLIGLVKSTSLVFYVSLLDLFGTAQTMSSTYPGDIVPLLLVATVWYLILTSVVSVIQFYVERYYARGATRTLPPTPSQKLRAGLTGLRARIRRETAA encoded by the coding sequence ATGAGTGAACCCCCAGGCGCCGCCGTGTCCTTGGCCGAGGCGCCCCCGCCTGCCGACACCCCGGCGAAGCAACTCACCGCCCAGCGCGTCCTGCCGCTGCGCCGCCCCGGCCGCTGGATCGCCACCGCGGCCGTCCTGGTCCTCGCGGCCCAGTTCGTCCACGGACTGATCTCCAACCCCTTCTACCAGTGGGACCGCTTCGGCTACTGGTTCCTGCGGCCCGCCATCCTCGACGGACTGCTCATCACCCTCGAAGTCACCGCATACAGCGCCGTCTTGGGCCTGCTCGGCGGCATCCTGCTCGCCCTCGCCCGCCTCTCGAAGAGCCCGGTGCTGCGGTCGGTCAGCTGGGTCTACATCTGGGCACTGCGCTCGATCCCGCTGATCGTCGTCCTTCTGTTCCTCTACAACTTCTCGGCCCTGTACCAGACGCTCAGCGTGGGCGTTCCCTTCGGCCCCGCCTTCTTCACCTTCGACGAGTCCCGGCTCGCCACCGACATGGCGGTGGCCGTCATCGGTCTCAGCCTCAACGAGGCGGCCTACGCGGCCGAGGTCGTCCGCGGCGGCATCCTCTCCGTCGACCAGGGCCAGCACGAGGCGGCCTCCGCGCTCGGCCTGCCGAAGGGCTACCAGTTCCGCAGGATCGTCTTCCCGCAGGCCCTGCGCTCCATCACCCCCAACTACGTCAACCAGCTCATCGGCCTGGTCAAGAGCACCTCACTCGTCTTCTACGTGTCGCTGCTCGACCTGTTCGGCACCGCCCAGACCATGAGTTCCACGTACCCCGGCGACATCGTGCCGCTGCTGCTGGTCGCCACCGTCTGGTACCTGATCCTGACGAGCGTCGTCTCCGTCATCCAGTTCTACGTGGAGCGGTACTACGCCCGGGGCGCCACCCGCACCCTCCCGCCGACACCGTCACAGAAACTGCGGGCCGGTCTCACCGGCCTGCGTGCCCGCATCCGCAGGGAGACCGCCGCATGA
- a CDS encoding amino acid ABC transporter ATP-binding protein produces the protein MTAETAELLRTAPAAVEVHDVHKWYGTHRVLDGVDLTVRPGEVTVILGPSGSGKSTLLRVVNHLEKPEIGHVSVNGELIGVRRHGDRLKELNERSILAQRSRIGFVFQNFNLFPHLTVLDNVAAAPVATGRLDKPRAQELARELLDRVGLADKAAAYPRQLSGGQQQRVAIARALALRPGVILFDEPTSALDPELVGEVLAVIKDLARSGTTLLIVTHEIGFAREIADRVVFIDGGKIVEQGPPAEVLDRPRHERTRDFLSKVL, from the coding sequence ATGACCGCCGAGACCGCGGAGCTCCTGCGGACCGCGCCCGCCGCCGTCGAGGTGCACGACGTGCACAAGTGGTACGGCACCCACCGGGTCCTGGACGGCGTCGACCTGACCGTGCGGCCCGGCGAGGTCACCGTGATCCTCGGCCCGTCCGGCTCCGGCAAGTCCACGCTGCTCAGGGTCGTCAACCACCTGGAGAAGCCGGAGATCGGCCATGTCAGCGTCAACGGCGAGCTGATCGGCGTACGCAGGCACGGCGACCGGCTGAAGGAGCTGAACGAGCGCAGCATCCTCGCCCAGCGCAGCCGTATCGGCTTCGTCTTCCAGAACTTCAACCTCTTCCCGCACCTGACCGTGCTGGACAACGTGGCCGCCGCCCCGGTCGCTACCGGGCGGCTCGACAAGCCGCGCGCTCAGGAACTCGCGCGCGAACTCCTGGACCGGGTAGGCCTCGCCGACAAGGCGGCCGCCTACCCACGGCAGTTGTCGGGCGGCCAGCAGCAACGCGTGGCCATCGCCCGCGCCCTCGCCCTGCGGCCCGGCGTCATCCTCTTCGACGAGCCGACCTCCGCCCTCGACCCCGAACTCGTCGGCGAAGTCCTGGCCGTCATCAAGGACTTGGCGAGGAGCGGCACCACGCTCCTGATCGTCACCCACGAGATCGGGTTCGCCCGCGAGATCGCCGACCGGGTCGTCTTCATCGACGGCGGAAAGATCGTCGAACAGGGCCCGCCCGCCGAGGTCCTGGACAGGCCCCGGCACGAGCGGACCAGGGACTTCCTCAGCAAGGTCCTCTGA
- a CDS encoding ABC transporter substrate-binding protein codes for MPTQFSRRGLLRGVTAATAAATLAIGLTACGGDTEAAAKTETAGTVTVGRLSNGAAEETGIKVSEVKSISAKLPDAVKKSGRLVIGSGTLPSGSPPLGFIGDDQKTLTGSEPDLGRLVAAVLGLEPELRQSTWENLFIGLDSGKVDVAFSNVTDTEERKKKYEFASYRRDDLTFETKKDSDWTFDGDYEDLAGRTVSVGNGTNQEKILLEWKAKLAKEGKKPLTVKYFQESNSIYLALSSGKIDAYFGPSPNLSYHAAKTAGTPQATRIAGQFSGAGETLQGLIAATAKKDSGLAEPLAEAINHLIENGQYAEWLKAWNLSNEAVEKSEVNPPGLPLTNS; via the coding sequence ATGCCCACCCAGTTCTCCCGGCGCGGCCTGCTGCGCGGCGTCACCGCGGCGACCGCCGCCGCCACTCTCGCCATCGGGCTCACCGCCTGCGGGGGTGACACCGAGGCCGCCGCCAAGACCGAGACCGCCGGCACGGTCACCGTGGGCCGGCTGTCCAACGGCGCCGCCGAGGAGACCGGCATCAAGGTCTCCGAGGTGAAGTCCATCAGCGCCAAACTGCCCGACGCCGTCAAGAAGAGCGGCAGGCTGGTGATCGGATCCGGCACCCTGCCGTCGGGCAGCCCGCCGCTCGGCTTCATCGGCGACGACCAGAAGACGCTCACGGGCTCCGAGCCCGACCTCGGCAGACTCGTGGCCGCCGTCCTCGGCCTCGAACCCGAGCTGCGCCAGTCGACCTGGGAGAACCTGTTCATCGGCCTCGACAGCGGGAAGGTCGACGTGGCCTTCTCCAATGTCACCGACACCGAGGAGCGCAAGAAGAAGTACGAGTTCGCCTCCTACCGCAGGGACGACCTCACCTTCGAGACGAAGAAGGACAGCGACTGGACCTTCGACGGCGACTACGAGGACCTCGCCGGCAGGACGGTCTCCGTCGGCAACGGCACCAACCAGGAGAAGATCCTCCTGGAGTGGAAGGCGAAGCTGGCTAAGGAGGGCAAGAAGCCCCTCACCGTCAAGTACTTCCAGGAGAGCAACAGCATCTACCTGGCGCTGAGCAGCGGAAAGATCGACGCCTACTTCGGCCCCAGCCCCAACCTCTCCTACCACGCGGCGAAGACCGCCGGCACGCCCCAGGCGACCCGTATCGCGGGCCAGTTCTCCGGCGCCGGCGAGACCCTCCAGGGCCTGATCGCCGCGACCGCCAAGAAGGACAGCGGCCTCGCCGAGCCCCTCGCCGAAGCCATCAACCACCTCATCGAGAACGGCCAGTACGCCGAGTGGCTGAAGGCCTGGAACCTCTCCAACGAGGCCGTCGAGAAGTCCGAGGTCAACCCGCCCGGCCTGCCGCTGACCAATTCCTGA
- a CDS encoding GNAT family N-acetyltransferase, with protein sequence MAQQTDLHGGGAQPALHIPALDDIPVLDIPVLDNAVWTALDGPHAHFAERFGKAARYPADVYAFAALAEPGDPAAWADLHTLVGPGAVVRVKPVDEIPAGWEVVGGGQGVQLVDTGLRAEPAPEAVRLGLDDVPEILDLVARTQPGPFLKRTIEMGTYLGIRDGGVLVAMAGERIHPPGWTEISAVCTAPEYRGRGLATRLIRAVAASIRERGDRPFLHAAADNTRAIRLYESIGFTLRRRSTILAVRSPGTPGEATVL encoded by the coding sequence GTGGCCCAGCAGACCGACCTCCACGGAGGCGGAGCCCAGCCCGCGCTCCACATACCCGCACTGGACGACATACCGGTCCTCGACATACCGGTCCTCGACAACGCCGTCTGGACGGCTCTGGACGGCCCACACGCCCACTTCGCCGAACGGTTCGGCAAAGCCGCTCGCTACCCGGCCGACGTCTACGCCTTCGCCGCCCTCGCCGAGCCCGGGGACCCGGCCGCCTGGGCCGACCTGCACACGCTCGTCGGCCCGGGGGCCGTCGTACGGGTCAAGCCGGTCGACGAGATCCCCGCCGGCTGGGAGGTGGTCGGAGGCGGACAGGGCGTCCAACTGGTGGACACCGGGCTGCGGGCCGAGCCCGCCCCCGAAGCCGTACGGCTCGGGCTCGACGATGTCCCCGAGATCCTGGACCTGGTCGCCCGCACCCAGCCGGGCCCCTTCCTGAAGCGGACCATCGAGATGGGCACCTATCTCGGCATCCGGGACGGGGGAGTGCTGGTCGCCATGGCCGGCGAGCGGATCCATCCACCCGGCTGGACCGAGATCAGCGCGGTCTGCACAGCCCCGGAGTACCGAGGCCGGGGCCTCGCCACCCGGCTGATCCGGGCCGTCGCCGCGAGCATCCGGGAACGCGGCGACAGGCCCTTCCTGCATGCCGCCGCGGACAACACGCGCGCCATCCGGCTCTACGAGTCGATCGGCTTCACCCTGCGTCGCCGCTCGACCATCCTGGCGGTCCGCAGCCCAGGAACACCCGGTGAGGCCACGGTGTTGTGA
- a CDS encoding putative leader peptide — MPHAVRLHSRPHIDLQRVAGALCRS, encoded by the coding sequence GTGCCGCACGCCGTCCGCCTCCACTCCCGGCCCCACATCGATCTCCAGCGCGTGGCCGGCGCGCTCTGTCGCTCCTGA
- a CDS encoding LLM class flavin-dependent oxidoreductase: protein MSPSASSASPSSPTTSSALHLAVALDGTGWHPASWREPVARPRELFTAGYWADLVAEAERGLLDFVTIEDGLGPQSSHFLDPDERGDQVRGRLDAVLVAARIAPLTRHIGIVPTVVATHTEPFHISKAIATLDHVSTGRAGLRVQITARPNEAAHFGRRTIPRIEAYGSPDTRELVTELFDEAADYVEVVRRLWDSWEDDAEIRDVATGRFIDRDKLHYIDFEGRHFSVKGPSITPRPPQGQPVVSALAHDTVPYRLVARQADIGYVTPHDTDQARAVVAEIRAEQRAAGRADEPLHVFGDLVVFLDDDPAEAAARRERLDALAGEPYTSDARIFTGTPVQLAEALQELASAGLTGFRLRPAVAGHDLPAITRGLVPELQRRGVFRQEYEADTLRGLLGLPRPVNRYSPELSAPPEPGVTPIATA from the coding sequence GTGTCCCCCTCCGCTTCCTCCGCATCGCCCTCTTCCCCGACCACCTCGTCCGCCCTGCACCTCGCCGTCGCCCTCGACGGCACCGGATGGCATCCCGCCTCCTGGCGCGAACCGGTCGCCCGCCCCCGGGAGTTGTTCACCGCCGGATACTGGGCCGACCTCGTCGCCGAGGCCGAGCGCGGACTGCTCGACTTCGTGACCATCGAGGACGGCCTGGGCCCGCAGTCCTCGCACTTCCTGGACCCGGACGAGCGCGGCGACCAGGTCCGCGGCCGTCTGGACGCCGTCCTCGTCGCGGCCCGGATCGCCCCACTCACCCGGCACATCGGCATCGTGCCGACCGTGGTGGCCACCCACACGGAGCCGTTCCACATCTCCAAGGCGATCGCCACCCTCGACCATGTGAGCACCGGCCGGGCCGGACTCCGGGTGCAGATCACCGCCCGGCCGAACGAGGCCGCCCACTTCGGCCGCCGCACGATCCCGCGCATCGAGGCCTACGGCAGCCCGGACACCCGGGAGTTGGTGACCGAACTGTTCGACGAGGCCGCCGACTACGTCGAGGTCGTGCGCCGCCTCTGGGACAGCTGGGAGGACGACGCGGAGATCCGGGACGTGGCCACCGGCCGTTTCATCGACCGCGACAAGCTCCACTACATCGACTTCGAGGGCCGCCACTTCAGCGTCAAGGGCCCCTCCATCACACCCCGCCCGCCGCAGGGCCAGCCCGTCGTGAGCGCCCTCGCCCATGACACCGTGCCGTACCGTCTGGTGGCCCGCCAGGCCGACATCGGCTACGTCACGCCCCACGACACCGACCAGGCGCGGGCCGTCGTCGCGGAGATCCGCGCGGAACAGCGGGCCGCAGGCCGCGCCGACGAGCCCCTGCATGTCTTCGGCGACCTGGTGGTCTTCCTCGACGACGACCCGGCCGAGGCAGCGGCCCGACGGGAACGCCTCGACGCCCTCGCGGGCGAGCCGTACACCAGCGACGCCCGGATCTTCACCGGCACACCCGTCCAACTGGCGGAAGCTCTCCAGGAGTTGGCGAGCGCCGGTCTGACCGGCTTCCGACTGCGCCCCGCCGTCGCCGGGCACGACCTCCCGGCCATCACCAGGGGCCTGGTCCCAGAACTCCAGCGCCGGGGCGTGTTCCGGCAGGAGTACGAGGCCGACACCCTGCGCGGCCTGCTGGGTCTGCCCCGTCCCGTCAACCGCTACTCCCCCGAACTCTCGGCTCCGCCCGAGCCCGGGGTGACCCCCATCGCGACCGCCTGA
- a CDS encoding NtaA/DmoA family FMN-dependent monooxygenase (This protein belongs to a clade of FMN-dependent monooxygenases, within a broader family of flavin-dependent oxidoreductases, the luciferase-like monooxygenase (LMM) family, some of whose members use coenzyme F420 rather than FMN.): protein MTKPLKQIHLAAHFPGVNNTTVWSDPASGSHIEFSSFAHFARTAERAKFDFLFLAEGLRLREQGGKIYDLDVVGRPDTFTVLTALAAVTEHLGLTGTINSTFNEPYEVARQFASLDHLSGGRAAWNVVTSWDAFTGENFRRGGFLPQEERYSRAKEFLATTNELLDSWHGDEIVADQQTGVFLRDAKAGAFVHTGRHFDIEGRFNVPRSPQGRPVIFQAGDSDEGREFAAAGADAIFSRHATLDAGRAFYTDVKNRLAKYGRRPDQLLILPAATFVLGDTDAEAEELAKEVRRRQVSGATALKHLEFVWNRDLSSYDPDGPLPDIDPDLGEHHIARGRAQVRMYRDPLATAREWRELAAANNWSIRDLVIETGNRQNFIGSAETVANTLNDYVQSDAADGFILVPHITPTGLDTFADKVVPLLQEQGVFRTDYEGTTLRDHLGLDTPAPPVALAQLRAGR from the coding sequence ATGACCAAGCCCCTGAAGCAGATCCACCTGGCCGCGCACTTCCCCGGCGTCAACAACACCACCGTGTGGAGCGACCCCGCGTCCGGCAGCCACATCGAGTTCAGCTCGTTCGCGCACTTCGCGCGGACCGCCGAACGCGCCAAGTTCGACTTCCTCTTCCTCGCCGAGGGCCTGCGCCTGCGCGAACAGGGCGGAAAGATCTATGACTTGGACGTTGTCGGCCGTCCGGACACCTTCACCGTCCTCACCGCGCTCGCCGCCGTCACCGAACACCTCGGTCTGACCGGCACCATCAACTCCACCTTCAACGAGCCGTACGAGGTGGCCCGCCAGTTCGCCAGCCTCGACCACCTCTCCGGCGGGCGCGCCGCGTGGAACGTCGTCACCTCCTGGGACGCCTTCACCGGCGAGAACTTCCGCCGAGGCGGCTTCCTGCCGCAGGAGGAGCGCTACTCCCGGGCCAAGGAGTTCCTGGCCACGACGAACGAACTCCTCGACTCCTGGCACGGGGACGAGATCGTCGCCGACCAGCAGACGGGCGTCTTCCTGCGGGACGCCAAGGCCGGAGCCTTCGTCCACACGGGCCGGCACTTCGACATCGAGGGCCGGTTCAACGTTCCGCGCTCACCGCAGGGCCGCCCGGTCATCTTCCAGGCGGGCGACAGCGACGAGGGCCGCGAGTTCGCCGCCGCCGGCGCCGACGCCATCTTCAGCCGACACGCCACTCTCGACGCGGGCCGGGCCTTCTACACCGACGTCAAGAACCGCCTCGCCAAGTACGGCCGCCGCCCCGACCAGCTGCTCATCCTGCCCGCCGCGACCTTCGTCCTCGGGGACACCGACGCCGAGGCCGAGGAACTCGCCAAGGAGGTACGCCGCCGACAGGTGAGCGGCGCCACCGCCCTCAAGCACCTGGAGTTCGTCTGGAACCGGGACCTGTCCTCCTACGACCCGGACGGTCCCCTCCCCGACATCGACCCCGACCTCGGCGAGCACCACATCGCCCGTGGCCGCGCCCAGGTCCGCATGTACCGCGACCCGCTCGCCACGGCCCGCGAATGGCGGGAACTCGCCGCCGCCAACAACTGGTCCATCCGCGACCTGGTCATCGAGACCGGCAACCGCCAGAACTTCATCGGCTCCGCCGAGACGGTCGCGAACACCCTGAACGACTACGTCCAGTCCGACGCCGCCGACGGCTTCATCCTCGTCCCCCACATCACCCCCACCGGCCTCGACACCTTCGCCGACAAGGTCGTACCCCTGCTGCAGGAACAAGGCGTCTTCCGCACGGACTACGAGGGCACGACCCTCCGAGACCACTTGGGCCTGGACACACCCGCTCCGCCCGTTGCCCTGGCCCAGTTGCGGGCAGGCCGCTGA